In the Gymnogyps californianus isolate 813 chromosome 3, ASM1813914v2, whole genome shotgun sequence genome, one interval contains:
- the LGSN gene encoding lengsin isoform X1, whose amino-acid sequence MNKKEDLTQQIPTSSGNSETGESADYSFVEKNTSETDNDEVDGNNICGFRKKKGVKGPTKYIPPLENEKMELSCTSKIPDPCPLPGTTGWSEPPSDQSLQNPTSLPPVQRDRGGRDSSHTGSNVKEDMSGETQEIQENADTGKRTIGKMHKEIDTPAKTEQPTGVQPARSAGKAGCAEAARRGEGGKKVESKQEQGGMEEKDVKSHVTKTGSLGSTVTTQGGGAAESFTGAPDISKRSLQELKNLLSEGPLPAHGPNYSGKAGGTFSQKKSKTWEKTADKQGRPFETFSPHFGEENQKYHSFHKEGVGQQNKPLLVLNSAGSDQQQPAGSDVDQLTLGLPAASTHAESTAPEIQFDSSAGQPASSREPDVNSLRSPTPLHLFFHIEFIKQQMARDNVQFVRFESIDLHGVSRSKNVPSRFFHEKAIHGVAMPRSYLELTLNPKDNEFDYINATNFNCDIILNPDLSTFRILPWTEQTARVICDSFTVLGNPLMTSPRHIAKKQLSQLQDNGFSLHSAFTYEFCIYGITEVVNSKTISFPAATILNNHDQTFIQELIEGMYYAGANIESFSSSSGPGQMEITFHPAFGIDAADSAFTFRTGIKEVAKKYNYVASFFSESGFYNSGALSHSLWDLNGQKNLFSAGYGVEELSDIGKNWLSGLLAHTAAISCLMAPTTSCRKPYSKYSKESKETVNAKWAYNDNSCAFNIKCHGGKGTRIENKLSSATANPYLVLAATIAAGLDGVKRGLRYDDMLQEENHIADLKHSSVPLKLEDALVALEKDTCIKEALGETFIRYFVAMKHYELETEEMDSERNKCLGYFI is encoded by the exons ATGAACAAAAAAGAAGATCTTACTCAGCAG ATCCCTACTTCTTCTGGAAATTCAGAAACTGGAGAGAGTGCAGATTATTCCTTTGTGGAAAAG AACACATCTGAAACTGACAATGACGAAGTTGATGGCAACAATATATGtggtttcagaaagaaaaagggagtcAAAGGTCCTACAAAGTACATTCCTCCTTTAGAAAATGAGAAGATGGAGCTGTCCTGCACCTCAAAAATCCCAGATCCTTGTCCCCTTCCAGGAACCACTGGTTGGTCAGAACCACCATCAGACCAGTCTCTTCAAAACCCTACTAGCTTACCTCCAGTACAAAGGGACAGAGGGGGTCGTGACAGTTCCCATACTGGCAGCAACGTGAAAGAAGACATGTCTGGAGAAACACAAGAAATCCAGGAAAATGCTGACACTGGGAAAAGAACAATAGGAAAAATGCACAAGGAAATAGATACACCAGCTAAAACAGAGCAGCCCACGGGCGTGCAACCTGCAAGGAGCGCAGGGAAAGCTGGGTGCGCAGAGGCAGCTCGCAGAGGAGAGGGCGGTAAGAAGGTAGAGAGTAAGCAAGAACAGGGTGggatggaagaaaaagatgtcaaGTCTCACGTGACAAAGACGGGCTCCCTGGGCAGTACTGTAACCACACAAGGAGGTGGTGCTGCAGAGTCCTTCACAGGGGCACCTGACATTTCTAAACGAAGTCTACAAGAGTTGAAAAACCTGCTGAGTGAAGGTCCTCTGCCTGCTCATGGGCCCAATTACAGTGGCAAGGCAGGTGGtactttttctcagaaaaagtcGAAGACCTGGGAGAAAACAGCTGACAAGCAGGGCCGACCCTTTGAGACTTTTAGTCCCCATTTTGGAGAGGAGAATCAAAAGTACCACAGCTTCCACAAGGAGGGAGTGGGGCAGCAGAACAAACCTCTCCTGGTCCTCAACTCTGCCGGGTCTGATCAGCAGCAACCAGCAGGAAGCGACGTGGATCAACTTACTCTGGGACTACCGGCTGCTTCTACACATGCAGAAAGCACAGCTCCCGAGATTCAGTTTGATTCCTCAGCAGGCCAACCCG CATCCAGCAGAGAGCCTGATGTAAACAGCCTCAGGAGTCCAACTCCCCTTCACCTGTTCTTTCATATTGAATTTATTAAGCAACAGATGGCCAGGGACAACGTACAGTTTGTCAGATTTGAATCAATAGACCTCCATGGTGTGTCAAGATCAAAGAATGTTCCTTCTCGCTTTTTTCAC GAGAAAGCAATTCATGGTGTTGCCATGCCCAGAAGTTATCTTGAGCTGACGCTGAATCCTAAAGATAATGAATTCGATTACATAAATGCAACCAATTTTAATTGTGACATAATCCTGAACCCTGATTTATCAACGTTTCGAATACTACCCTGGACTGAGCAGACTGCAAGAGTGATATGTGATTCCTTCACTGTGCTGGGCAACCCGCTAATGACCTCACCGAGGCACATTGCCAAGAAACAGCTCAGCCAGCTTCAGGACAATGGCTTTTCTCTGCACTCTGCCTTCACTTatgaattttgtatttatggCATTACTGAGGTTGTAAATTCAAAGACAATATCCTTTCCTGCAGCCACAATACTAAATAACCATGACCAGACTTTCATTCAGGAGCTCATTGAAGGAATGTATTATGCTGGTGCCAACattgaaagcttttcttcttccagtggGCCTGGGCAAATGGAGATCACTTTTCATCCAGCATTTGGCATAGATGCTGCTGACAGTGCCTTCACGTTTAGAACAGGCATTAAAGAGGTGGCTAAGAAGTATAACTACGTGGCTAGCTTTTTCTCAGAATCAGGATTCTACAATTCAGGGGCTCTGTCACATAGTCTGTGGGATTTGAATGGCCagaagaatttgttttctgctggttaTGGAGTTGAGGAGCTCTCAGATATTGGAAAAAATTGGTTATCGGGTCTCTTGGCACACACAGCAGCTATCAGCTGCTTGATGGCTCCCACCACCAGCTGCCGTAAGCCTTATTCTAAATACAGTAAGGAATCAAAAGAGACTGTAAATGCAAAATGGGCATATAATGATAACAGCTGTGCCTTTAATATCAAATGTCATGGTGGAAAAGGCACTCGCATAGAGAATAAATTAAGTTCTGCTACAGCAAACCCCTACCTGGTGCTTGCTGCTACTATTGCTGCGGGTCTAGATGGAGTAAAGAGAGGACTTAGGTATGATGATATGCTCCAAGAAGAAAATCACATTGCTGATCTGAAACATTCGTCAGTCCCTCTGAAACTGGAAGATGCTCTTGTTGCACTCGAGAAAGATACATGCATTAAGGAAGCATTAGGTGAAACTTTTATCCGATACTTTGTTGCTATGAAACATTATGAGttagaaactgaagaaatggATAGTGAAAGGAATAAATGCCTGGGGTATTTTATTTAG
- the LGSN gene encoding lengsin isoform X2 produces the protein MNKKEDLTQQNTSETDNDEVDGNNICGFRKKKGVKGPTKYIPPLENEKMELSCTSKIPDPCPLPGTTGWSEPPSDQSLQNPTSLPPVQRDRGGRDSSHTGSNVKEDMSGETQEIQENADTGKRTIGKMHKEIDTPAKTEQPTGVQPARSAGKAGCAEAARRGEGGKKVESKQEQGGMEEKDVKSHVTKTGSLGSTVTTQGGGAAESFTGAPDISKRSLQELKNLLSEGPLPAHGPNYSGKAGGTFSQKKSKTWEKTADKQGRPFETFSPHFGEENQKYHSFHKEGVGQQNKPLLVLNSAGSDQQQPAGSDVDQLTLGLPAASTHAESTAPEIQFDSSAGQPASSREPDVNSLRSPTPLHLFFHIEFIKQQMARDNVQFVRFESIDLHGVSRSKNVPSRFFHEKAIHGVAMPRSYLELTLNPKDNEFDYINATNFNCDIILNPDLSTFRILPWTEQTARVICDSFTVLGNPLMTSPRHIAKKQLSQLQDNGFSLHSAFTYEFCIYGITEVVNSKTISFPAATILNNHDQTFIQELIEGMYYAGANIESFSSSSGPGQMEITFHPAFGIDAADSAFTFRTGIKEVAKKYNYVASFFSESGFYNSGALSHSLWDLNGQKNLFSAGYGVEELSDIGKNWLSGLLAHTAAISCLMAPTTSCRKPYSKYSKESKETVNAKWAYNDNSCAFNIKCHGGKGTRIENKLSSATANPYLVLAATIAAGLDGVKRGLRYDDMLQEENHIADLKHSSVPLKLEDALVALEKDTCIKEALGETFIRYFVAMKHYELETEEMDSERNKCLGYFI, from the exons ATGAACAAAAAAGAAGATCTTACTCAGCAG AACACATCTGAAACTGACAATGACGAAGTTGATGGCAACAATATATGtggtttcagaaagaaaaagggagtcAAAGGTCCTACAAAGTACATTCCTCCTTTAGAAAATGAGAAGATGGAGCTGTCCTGCACCTCAAAAATCCCAGATCCTTGTCCCCTTCCAGGAACCACTGGTTGGTCAGAACCACCATCAGACCAGTCTCTTCAAAACCCTACTAGCTTACCTCCAGTACAAAGGGACAGAGGGGGTCGTGACAGTTCCCATACTGGCAGCAACGTGAAAGAAGACATGTCTGGAGAAACACAAGAAATCCAGGAAAATGCTGACACTGGGAAAAGAACAATAGGAAAAATGCACAAGGAAATAGATACACCAGCTAAAACAGAGCAGCCCACGGGCGTGCAACCTGCAAGGAGCGCAGGGAAAGCTGGGTGCGCAGAGGCAGCTCGCAGAGGAGAGGGCGGTAAGAAGGTAGAGAGTAAGCAAGAACAGGGTGggatggaagaaaaagatgtcaaGTCTCACGTGACAAAGACGGGCTCCCTGGGCAGTACTGTAACCACACAAGGAGGTGGTGCTGCAGAGTCCTTCACAGGGGCACCTGACATTTCTAAACGAAGTCTACAAGAGTTGAAAAACCTGCTGAGTGAAGGTCCTCTGCCTGCTCATGGGCCCAATTACAGTGGCAAGGCAGGTGGtactttttctcagaaaaagtcGAAGACCTGGGAGAAAACAGCTGACAAGCAGGGCCGACCCTTTGAGACTTTTAGTCCCCATTTTGGAGAGGAGAATCAAAAGTACCACAGCTTCCACAAGGAGGGAGTGGGGCAGCAGAACAAACCTCTCCTGGTCCTCAACTCTGCCGGGTCTGATCAGCAGCAACCAGCAGGAAGCGACGTGGATCAACTTACTCTGGGACTACCGGCTGCTTCTACACATGCAGAAAGCACAGCTCCCGAGATTCAGTTTGATTCCTCAGCAGGCCAACCCG CATCCAGCAGAGAGCCTGATGTAAACAGCCTCAGGAGTCCAACTCCCCTTCACCTGTTCTTTCATATTGAATTTATTAAGCAACAGATGGCCAGGGACAACGTACAGTTTGTCAGATTTGAATCAATAGACCTCCATGGTGTGTCAAGATCAAAGAATGTTCCTTCTCGCTTTTTTCAC GAGAAAGCAATTCATGGTGTTGCCATGCCCAGAAGTTATCTTGAGCTGACGCTGAATCCTAAAGATAATGAATTCGATTACATAAATGCAACCAATTTTAATTGTGACATAATCCTGAACCCTGATTTATCAACGTTTCGAATACTACCCTGGACTGAGCAGACTGCAAGAGTGATATGTGATTCCTTCACTGTGCTGGGCAACCCGCTAATGACCTCACCGAGGCACATTGCCAAGAAACAGCTCAGCCAGCTTCAGGACAATGGCTTTTCTCTGCACTCTGCCTTCACTTatgaattttgtatttatggCATTACTGAGGTTGTAAATTCAAAGACAATATCCTTTCCTGCAGCCACAATACTAAATAACCATGACCAGACTTTCATTCAGGAGCTCATTGAAGGAATGTATTATGCTGGTGCCAACattgaaagcttttcttcttccagtggGCCTGGGCAAATGGAGATCACTTTTCATCCAGCATTTGGCATAGATGCTGCTGACAGTGCCTTCACGTTTAGAACAGGCATTAAAGAGGTGGCTAAGAAGTATAACTACGTGGCTAGCTTTTTCTCAGAATCAGGATTCTACAATTCAGGGGCTCTGTCACATAGTCTGTGGGATTTGAATGGCCagaagaatttgttttctgctggttaTGGAGTTGAGGAGCTCTCAGATATTGGAAAAAATTGGTTATCGGGTCTCTTGGCACACACAGCAGCTATCAGCTGCTTGATGGCTCCCACCACCAGCTGCCGTAAGCCTTATTCTAAATACAGTAAGGAATCAAAAGAGACTGTAAATGCAAAATGGGCATATAATGATAACAGCTGTGCCTTTAATATCAAATGTCATGGTGGAAAAGGCACTCGCATAGAGAATAAATTAAGTTCTGCTACAGCAAACCCCTACCTGGTGCTTGCTGCTACTATTGCTGCGGGTCTAGATGGAGTAAAGAGAGGACTTAGGTATGATGATATGCTCCAAGAAGAAAATCACATTGCTGATCTGAAACATTCGTCAGTCCCTCTGAAACTGGAAGATGCTCTTGTTGCACTCGAGAAAGATACATGCATTAAGGAAGCATTAGGTGAAACTTTTATCCGATACTTTGTTGCTATGAAACATTATGAGttagaaactgaagaaatggATAGTGAAAGGAATAAATGCCTGGGGTATTTTATTTAG